DNA from Polaribacter sp. NJDZ03:
TTTTAGAAGATAGATTGTACATCAATAATGGAAATTTTAAATTCAGAAGAAATACTACTAAAATTCCATCTATAAAAACAGCAGGTGCTGTTGTAAGAGCTGCCGATTATGATAATGATGGAGACATCGATCTATTTGTAGGAAGTAGAGTTGTTCCTGATAAATATCCCTACGCTCCTACTTCTTATCTTTTGATAAATGAAAAAGGTGTATTTAAAAATAAAACGGCTACTATTTCTCCAGAATTAGTAACTATTGGTATGGTTACAGATGCGCAATGGGCAGATATTGATAATGACAATGATATCGATTTAATTGTTACCGGAGAATGGATGGGGATTGAAGTCTTTGTAAATGAAGACGGAAAACTATCTGAAAATAATTCTTATGCTAGTTTATCATCAGCCAAAGGCTGGTGGAATACCATTGTAATTGAAGATATTGATGGTGATGGAGATAAAGATATTGTTGCTGGTAATTTAGGACTGAATTATAAATTCCATGCTTCTAAAGAAAAATCTTTTCATGTATACACACATGATTTTGACAACAATGGTACAGAAGACATTATGTTGGCTAAATACTACAATAACAAACAAGTACCCGTTAGAGGAAAAGGCTGTACTGCACAACAAATGCCTTATTTAAAAGATAGAATAAAAACCTACAACGAGTTTGCAAGCAAAGACATTGGAGGCATATTAGGTGCTAATTTTTCTGAATCGTTACACTACGAAGTAAACGAATTTCAATCTGGAATATTTATAAATGAAGGTGCTGGTAATTTTAATTTTAAGCCATTTCCTTTAGAAGCACAAAGAGCTCCTATAAACAGCATTCTTTTTGATGATTTTGATGGCGATGAAATTAAAGATCTTTTAATGGCAGGAAATAACCATTTATCAGAAATAGAAACTACGCGTGCAGATAGTGGAATTGGTGTTTTCTTAAAAGGAAAAAAACAAGGTGAGTTTGAATTTTTTGTAAATACAAAAACTGGTTTTTTTGCTGATAAAGATGTTAGAGCACTAAAAAAAATAAAAACAAATGCCGGTACATCTGTAATTGTAATCAACAATAATAGCAACCACCAAAAGTATAATACAACCAAATAAATTTAGCAATGAATATATTAAATAATCAATTTAGAATTAATAAAACCTTACTATTATTTACAGTTGTTACATTATCTGTATTTTTATATTGCTCATGCTCTGCTGCAGAAAGTGCCACGCCAGAACCTGTAGACCCTAAAGATGCTGTAACCAGTTTATCCTTTACTAAAACAATACCAATTGGTTCTAATAGTTGGGTTATTGATAATTTAGCGCAAGATCTAGCAATTATTTCTGCAGACGGAATTCATAACTGGTCATCAACAGATGATGTAATTCGTACGTACGTAAATACAGGAGCCGGAACTTTAGATGTTGGTTTCAGTGCAAAATCTGAAGATGGAACATCAAAAATAAAAGTTACAGTAGGTACTATAACAAAAGAAATTACACTTACCTCTACAGAATATACAACAATAGATGTTGGCTCTTTTACAGTGCCAGCAGGATATAATTATATAGAAATTAAAGGAATCTCTAAATCTGGTACTTATATTGGCGATATTAACAGCTTACTTTTAGGTGGTTCTGCAATAAGTTCTACACTTAACTTTAACCCAACAACCAATCAGCATTTTGGTAGAAGAGGTCCTTCTGTTCATTTAAACTACAATCTGCCAGAGAACAAAGAAATTCAATATTTTTATAATGAAGTTACAGTTCCTGTAGGACAAGATAAGTTAGGTTCTTTCTTTATGGTAAATGGGCATGCAGAAGGGTATTTTGGTTTACAAGTAAATTCTGATACCGAAAGACGTGTATTATTTTCTATTTGGAGTGCTTTTAGTACAGACGATCCAAACCAAATTCCGGATGATTATAAAGTAACTAGTTTAGGACATGGTGCTGGCGTAACGGTTCAAGATTTTGGAAATGAAGGTTCTGGAATACAGAGTTTTAAAAATGTAAATTGGAAAGCAGGAGTTACCTATAAATTATTATTAAAAGCAGAACCTTCTACAGAAGTGTCTGGTTCTACAGATTATACAGGATACTTCTTTAATCCTGATACAGCTAAATGGGAGTTAATAGCTTCTTTAAGAAGACCAAAAACAAGTACCTATATAAAAAGACCTCATTCTTTCTTAGAAAACTTTAACCCAAGTACTGGTTACAAAACAAGACAAGGAGAATACGGAAATCAATGGGCGTATTCTACTGATAAAATTTGGACAGAAGTTACTACCGCCAAATTTACTGCAGATGCTACTGCAGCCGCAGGAGATAGAGTAGACTTTTCTGGTGGAGCTAACGGAAATAAATTCTTTTTAAAGAATTGTGGTTTCTTTAATGATACTGTTACTCCGGGTACAACTTTTACGAGAACCGTAAGCGGAACAGCGCCAAACATCAATTTTTCTACTTTACCAATACCAACACCACCTACAACAGTAACGGTATCTTTAATTGACAGAAGTAATTGGTCTATTAAAGATTTTAGTACAGAAGAAGCTGTAGGAGAAGATGGGACAAATAATGGCTTAGCTTCAGATGTATTAGATGGAGATTTAGCAACTTATTGGCATTCTTGTTGGAACGGAGATTGCGGTACTGCTGCTTATCCGCATCATATTACAATTGATATGGGAACAAGTACAGAAATTGCCGGTTTACAATTTAATCAAAGAGATAATCTTTCTAGAACAGTGAGCACTATTTCTGTAAGTGTGAGTGTAGATAATACTAATTGGATTGCATTAGGAGATTTTAATTTAGCAAATTCTACTGACAATCAGAATATAGATTTTGAAAATTTACAAACTACAAGATACATTAAAATCTCCATGAATTCTGCTCATGATAATGACCGATTTGGTGCATTAGCAGAAATTAAAGGATATACATATTAGTTTTTTTTTTTTTTGAATTATGTTTGGAATAAAATCTTAAGTACATTTAAGGTTTTATTCCTTTTTTTAATTTTAGAAGCAGTAAAACAAATAGTTACTGTACTTACAAAAAAGATGCAAGTAAAATGTAATTAGAAATTGTAAGTTCGTTGCCAGAAAGTATAAATGATGCTGCTGCAAGACAAGATTAAAAAAGAAAACCAGAATAGAATTTAGATAGCACTTCTAAAATAATGAAAGAAAAATACAGTTTAAATACTGTAAAATAAAAGATACACGATGTACGGAAGCATAAAAGAGAATTTACAAAAAGAATTACAAGCCATTAAAGACAATGGTTTATTTAAAGAAGAACGCATTATTACAACCTCTCAAGATGCCGTTATAAAAGTTTCTACAGGAGAAGAAGTAATTAATTTTTGTGCCAATAACTACTTAGGCTTGTCTAATAACAAAGAAGTAATTCAGGCAGCCAAAGACACGTTAGATTCTCATGGTTTTGGTATGTCTTCAGTTCGTTTTATTTGCGGAACCCAAGATATTCATAAAGAATTAGAAGCTAAAATTGCCCAATTTTTTCATTGTGAAGACACCATTTTGTACGCTGCCGCTTTTGATGCTAATGGAGGAGTTTTTGAACCTTTATTATCTAAAGAAGATGCAATCATTTCCGACTCCCTAAACCACGCTTCTATTATAGACGGAGTTCGTTTGTGTAAAGCAGCTCGTTACCGTTATAACAATAACGATATGGTTTCTTTAGAAGAACAGTTAATTGAAGCCAACAAACAAAACCATCGTTTTAAAATAATTGTTACAGACGGTGTATTTTCTATGGATGGTGTTGTTGCCGAGTTAGATAAAATTTGCGATTTGGCAGATAAATATGATGCTTTGGTAATGGTAGATGAATGCCATGCATCTGGTTTTATAGGTAAAACTGGTCGTGGTACTATTGAACTAAAAAATGTACTTGGCAGAGTAGATATTGTTACCGGAACTTTAGGAAAAGCTTTGGGTGGTGCAATGGGTGGTTTTACTACTGGTAAAAAAGAAATTATAGAAATGTTACGTCAGCGTTCTAGACCTTATTTATTTTCAAATTCTTTGGCTCCTGCAATTGTTGGTGCCTCTTTAAAAGTTTTTGAAATGATAGAAAATGATACTTCTTTACGAGATAAATTAGAGGAAAACACCAATCGTTTTAGATCTAAAATGGAAGCAGCAGGTTTCGATTTAGTGGGGGCAGATGCTGCAATTGTACCCGTTATGCTGTATGATGCAAAATTGTCTCAAATTATGGCAAATCAATTATTAGAAGAAGGTATTTATGTAATTGGTTTTTTCTTTCCGGTAGTACCAAAAGACAAAGCAAGAATTAGAGTACAATTATCTGCAGCGCATACAAAAGAACATATAGATAAAGCGGTAGCTGCATTTATTAAAGTAGGTAAAAGATTAAATGTAATTAAATAAAACACACTCAAATTAAATTTATCATTTTGAAACAAATCGGTAACTTACTGCTACTTTTAATATTTCCAACGTTACTATTTGGACAAATAGATAGCACAAAATCTAAACTTTCTTTTCAGGGTGATTTTAGGTTTAGAGTAGAACAAGATTGGAGTTCTCGTAAAAGCGACGGAACTTATAGAAACGATAGAACAAGGTTAAGATATAGGGCACGTTTTGGTGTAGAGTATCAATACAAAGATTGGCTTTCTTTTGGGGCTAGATTGCGTACTGGAGATCCAAAAAAGCAGCAAGACCCTCAATTAACACTAGGTGATAGTTTTAAAGAATTTGGAACTTTACCTATTTCTTTTGAAAAAATATATGTAAAATTTAACCATAAATGGTTTTCTTCTTGGCTTGGAAAAAATGCCTTTCCTTTCGAAAAACAAAATGAATTATTTTGGAGTGATAATGTGTTTCCAGAAGGAATATCTTTAAGTGGTTCCTTTAATTTAGAAGGTAATTTTATAAACGCTTTGCAAGTAAATACAGGCCATTTTATTGTGGCTTCTAATGGATCTTCTTTAGACAAAGATGCTTCGTTTCAAGGAATTCAGGTGGTTACAACCCATTTACAAAAAAGGTTAAAGCTTTTTCCTTCGTTTTACTATTTTAATAATATTCCAAATATTCCTGATGGTAATGAAACTTTTGTAATGGATTACGCCATTTTACATATAGGTGCAAAATTTATAATTGTGCCAGAAAAACAAATTACAGCTGGTTTCGATTTTTATCAAAACGTAAAAAATTATGATAACAACCCTACTATTTCAAAAGAAATTTCGAATCAAAAACAAGGAATGATCACGAGTCTAAGTTTTG
Protein-coding regions in this window:
- a CDS encoding DUF3472 domain-containing protein, whose product is MNILNNQFRINKTLLLFTVVTLSVFLYCSCSAAESATPEPVDPKDAVTSLSFTKTIPIGSNSWVIDNLAQDLAIISADGIHNWSSTDDVIRTYVNTGAGTLDVGFSAKSEDGTSKIKVTVGTITKEITLTSTEYTTIDVGSFTVPAGYNYIEIKGISKSGTYIGDINSLLLGGSAISSTLNFNPTTNQHFGRRGPSVHLNYNLPENKEIQYFYNEVTVPVGQDKLGSFFMVNGHAEGYFGLQVNSDTERRVLFSIWSAFSTDDPNQIPDDYKVTSLGHGAGVTVQDFGNEGSGIQSFKNVNWKAGVTYKLLLKAEPSTEVSGSTDYTGYFFNPDTAKWELIASLRRPKTSTYIKRPHSFLENFNPSTGYKTRQGEYGNQWAYSTDKIWTEVTTAKFTADATAAAGDRVDFSGGANGNKFFLKNCGFFNDTVTPGTTFTRTVSGTAPNINFSTLPIPTPPTTVTVSLIDRSNWSIKDFSTEEAVGEDGTNNGLASDVLDGDLATYWHSCWNGDCGTAAYPHHITIDMGTSTEIAGLQFNQRDNLSRTVSTISVSVSVDNTNWIALGDFNLANSTDNQNIDFENLQTTRYIKISMNSAHDNDRFGALAEIKGYTY
- the kbl gene encoding glycine C-acetyltransferase produces the protein MYGSIKENLQKELQAIKDNGLFKEERIITTSQDAVIKVSTGEEVINFCANNYLGLSNNKEVIQAAKDTLDSHGFGMSSVRFICGTQDIHKELEAKIAQFFHCEDTILYAAAFDANGGVFEPLLSKEDAIISDSLNHASIIDGVRLCKAARYRYNNNDMVSLEEQLIEANKQNHRFKIIVTDGVFSMDGVVAELDKICDLADKYDALVMVDECHASGFIGKTGRGTIELKNVLGRVDIVTGTLGKALGGAMGGFTTGKKEIIEMLRQRSRPYLFSNSLAPAIVGASLKVFEMIENDTSLRDKLEENTNRFRSKMEAAGFDLVGADAAIVPVMLYDAKLSQIMANQLLEEGIYVIGFFFPVVPKDKARIRVQLSAAHTKEHIDKAVAAFIKVGKRLNVIK
- a CDS encoding putative porin, with amino-acid sequence MKQIGNLLLLLIFPTLLFGQIDSTKSKLSFQGDFRFRVEQDWSSRKSDGTYRNDRTRLRYRARFGVEYQYKDWLSFGARLRTGDPKKQQDPQLTLGDSFKEFGTLPISFEKIYVKFNHKWFSSWLGKNAFPFEKQNELFWSDNVFPEGISLSGSFNLEGNFINALQVNTGHFIVASNGSSLDKDASFQGIQVVTTHLQKRLKLFPSFYYFNNIPNIPDGNETFVMDYAILHIGAKFIIVPEKQITAGFDFYQNVKNYDNNPTISKEISNQKQGMITSLSFGNLKKSGDWKLNFTYSFLEKFAAVDFFAQNDWARWDYSSQGSNDGRLTNFKGLEVMGGYAINQSMNLKLRAFFVNQIVPLGIEKENGNRVRLDFNIKF